One window of Paenibacillus sp. FSL K6-3182 genomic DNA carries:
- the trpA gene encoding tryptophan synthase subunit alpha: MNLIDTAFARLKSEGKTALIPFVTMGDPDLATSVAIIQTLEKAGADMIELGVPYSDPLADGPVIQRASERALRHNSITIKDCIEIAEQSREAGVKIPFILFTYYNPVFQYGLEAFFELVQSKGISGLIIPDLPIEEDEEVRLLAEAANVHLIPLVAPTSKDRVTRISRKAKGFVYCVSSLGVTGVRADFHTGIDEFLSMVREATDLPIAVGFGISSREQVARFEKQCDGVIVGSAIVRTIEDAIPLLNSADTREAGLKQIGDFVAQLKG, encoded by the coding sequence ATGAATCTCATTGATACAGCATTTGCAAGGCTGAAGTCTGAAGGCAAAACGGCGCTAATTCCTTTTGTTACGATGGGTGATCCTGATCTAGCCACTTCGGTTGCTATCATCCAAACGCTCGAGAAGGCAGGCGCTGACATGATCGAGCTTGGCGTGCCGTATTCCGACCCGCTAGCGGATGGTCCTGTTATCCAGCGTGCATCTGAGCGAGCATTGCGCCATAACAGCATTACAATTAAGGATTGTATTGAAATAGCTGAACAATCGCGTGAGGCCGGCGTTAAAATTCCATTCATATTGTTCACTTATTACAACCCGGTGTTTCAATATGGGCTTGAAGCGTTTTTCGAGCTTGTACAGAGCAAAGGCATCAGTGGTCTCATTATTCCTGACTTGCCAATCGAAGAAGATGAAGAGGTTAGGCTGCTTGCAGAAGCAGCTAATGTACATCTTATTCCTCTTGTGGCACCGACATCCAAGGATCGGGTCACACGTATTTCACGCAAAGCAAAAGGATTTGTCTACTGCGTTTCATCACTTGGCGTAACAGGCGTGAGAGCTGATTTTCATACGGGTATTGATGAATTCCTCTCGATGGTACGCGAAGCGACCGATTTGCCAATCGCGGTAGGCTTTGGCATTTCCAGCCGTGAGCAGGTTGCTCGCTTTGAAAAGCAATGTGACGGTGTGATCGTGGGCAGTGCGATTGTGCGTACGATAGAAGATGCCATTCCACTACTGAATTCTGCTGATACGCGTGAAGCGGGACT
- the trpB gene encoding tryptophan synthase subunit beta produces the protein MTQVPDENGRFGKFGGRYVPETLMTALLELEEAYQHYSKDQAFQDEVTYLLHKYSGRPTSLYYAERLSEHLGGAKIYLKREDLNHTGAHKINNTIGQGVLAKRMGKSKIIAETGAGQHGVASATIAALLGLECKVFMGEEDMKRQQLNVFRMQLLGSEVVPVLSGTRTLKDACNETLRYWVSHVEDTYYILGSVTGPHPYPMMVRDFQRIIGDEARKQILTEEGRLPDYVVAAVGGGSNAMGIFYPFINDDSVKLLGVEAAGLGVDTIEHAATMTKGRHGVFQGSMSYVLQDEYGQVQPAHSISAGLDYPGIGPEHAYLKDSGRAEYVPVTDAEALDALQLLSRTEGIIPALESAHAIAQTIKLAPTLDKDKVVVVSLSGRGDKDVEAIMGYLGVNKHESH, from the coding sequence ATGACACAAGTACCAGATGAGAATGGACGCTTCGGCAAATTTGGCGGTAGATATGTGCCAGAAACATTAATGACAGCATTATTAGAGCTAGAGGAAGCTTATCAGCATTATTCCAAGGACCAAGCATTTCAAGACGAGGTTACTTACTTGTTGCATAAATACTCAGGTCGTCCGACTTCACTATACTATGCAGAACGACTTAGCGAGCATCTTGGCGGCGCAAAAATCTACTTAAAACGTGAAGACCTGAACCATACAGGTGCACATAAAATTAATAATACGATTGGTCAAGGCGTACTTGCCAAACGTATGGGTAAATCAAAAATCATTGCAGAAACAGGCGCAGGACAACACGGCGTTGCTTCTGCAACGATTGCTGCTTTGCTTGGTCTAGAATGCAAAGTATTTATGGGCGAGGAAGATATGAAGCGTCAGCAGCTTAATGTTTTCCGGATGCAGTTGCTTGGCTCTGAAGTTGTGCCAGTTCTGTCTGGAACGAGAACACTTAAAGATGCATGTAATGAAACCCTTCGCTACTGGGTTAGCCATGTTGAAGATACGTATTACATTTTGGGTTCAGTTACAGGCCCACATCCTTATCCGATGATGGTTCGTGATTTCCAGCGTATCATTGGCGACGAGGCTCGTAAGCAAATATTAACAGAAGAAGGTCGATTGCCGGATTATGTTGTAGCAGCTGTTGGCGGTGGAAGCAACGCAATGGGTATCTTCTATCCATTTATCAATGATGACAGCGTGAAGCTGCTTGGCGTTGAGGCTGCTGGCCTCGGTGTAGATACGATTGAGCATGCGGCAACAATGACCAAAGGGCGTCACGGTGTATTCCAGGGCTCGATGAGCTATGTGCTGCAGGATGAGTACGGACAGGTACAACCTGCTCATTCGATTTCAGCGGGACTTGATTATCCTGGTATTGGACCAGAGCATGCCTACTTGAAAGATTCCGGACGTGCTGAATACGTTCCTGTAACGGATGCCGAGGCGCTTGATGCGTTGCAGCTGCTATCGCGCACAGAAGGCATTATTCCAGCACTGGAATCAGCACATGCGATCGCTCAGACGATTAAGCTTGCGCCTACGCTTGATAAAGACAAAGTCGTCGTTGTCAGCTTATCCGGACGTGGAGATAAGGACGTAGAAGCAATTATGGGTTACTTGGGGGTAAATAAGCATGAATCTCATTGA